A region of Solibacillus isronensis DNA encodes the following proteins:
- a CDS encoding heat-shock protein, with amino-acid sequence MKNNDSKSILLFLLFAFITNLVYVASQRIENLELPLALVIFALFILFIVLVLKLNLRPIVITLATISALLDINSIFYLALPEFYTIGFTIGVLVFLGFYFKKSKDAILAAIGFCIMNILINIEFFIQWEWVYLLVLHSILFIIASRLKFTITKRIYLGFFSVTFIFLVIGMLVDHNYLATFGLLLYLAVLIAIYFVIRRQLEQQPTYKLH; translated from the coding sequence ATGAAAAACAATGATTCGAAAAGCATCCTACTCTTTTTACTATTTGCTTTTATCACCAATTTAGTCTATGTCGCTTCTCAACGCATAGAAAATCTGGAGCTGCCTTTAGCGCTCGTCATATTTGCTCTATTTATATTATTTATTGTGCTTGTTTTAAAGCTCAACTTAAGACCAATTGTCATTACACTGGCAACAATCTCAGCTTTGCTCGATATTAATTCAATTTTCTATTTGGCTCTTCCTGAATTTTATACAATCGGCTTTACAATCGGAGTCCTAGTATTTCTTGGTTTTTACTTTAAAAAGTCTAAAGATGCCATACTGGCCGCGATTGGTTTTTGTATAATGAACATACTGATTAATATAGAATTTTTCATACAATGGGAATGGGTTTACCTTTTAGTGTTACATAGTATTCTATTTATCATAGCCAGCAGATTAAAATTTACGATTACGAAAAGAATCTATTTAGGATTTTTCAGTGTGACTTTCATTTTTCTAGTTATCGGAATGTTGGTTGATCACAATTATTTAGCCACATTTGGACTTCTCCTGTATTTGGCGGTACTTATTGCGATTTATTTCGTTATCCGAAGACAACTTGAACAACAACCTACTTATAAATTACATTGA
- a CDS encoding cAMP-binding protein, producing the protein MKNVNRLFLIIAVIILVIIGRYFMAQNEVKEIPDVTAVTNEMTIETVRGSYCWHSAGEAECVDTAAPHEIISEQNTPYVKVRPGEVLEFQYSQNVTSVSIQQWIEDYDYKEIATSTRFSVPTEKGKYIISSMARFGNGDVTDSIAIEVE; encoded by the coding sequence ATGAAAAATGTAAATCGTTTATTTCTCATTATTGCCGTCATTATCCTTGTTATAATTGGCCGCTATTTTATGGCACAAAATGAAGTAAAAGAAATTCCGGATGTAACCGCTGTAACGAATGAAATGACGATTGAAACGGTTCGCGGAAGCTATTGCTGGCATTCAGCAGGTGAAGCAGAGTGTGTTGATACTGCTGCCCCGCATGAAATTATAAGTGAGCAAAATACCCCTTACGTAAAAGTACGGCCAGGTGAAGTACTGGAGTTCCAATATAGTCAGAATGTAACGAGTGTATCTATTCAACAATGGATAGAAGATTACGATTATAAAGAAATTGCCACATCGACACGCTTTTCTGTCCCAACGGAAAAAGGAAAGTATATCATTTCCAGTATGGCGCGCTTTGGCAACGGTGATGTAACAGACAGTATTGCGATAGAAGTAGAATAA
- a CDS encoding methyl-accepting chemotaxis protein produces the protein MKKRNGKVNWIHQLNLIITIVLAILIVSPLVIANGFSNSIPYLIAGGGVILLSTANYFLNISNFAKGLIFVLIPAFVVFLLFYLDGYSINKHYMLLVTFIMCAMYFNERMIKIFLLIASISYILLYITVPENLLGLNANLPVFITIFVSMTGCNFLLYRLTQWGNKLIKDAQEKEREAKELLENLSSIINKIEEGSNQLASSITHVNDNVGTLNIASETILQSSNQMAAAIHNEAEMIQQINEQMILSHDNMVKTKESSESTVKDSDEVQVAIERSWKQVHDVTADMATLSDSIDLTTTTIDNMQESLANVNNLLNGIKAIADQTNLLSLNASIEAARAGEHGKGFAVVAEEVKKLAEESANIATSITVVTQQLLERATTAQLKAYEGKEAVHSSVGTLNNITGSFDGIKQSFNGIQGKLHQNMSTITHTNELVEEVMNQIENLSAISEENAAMTEEIASSIHEEHVMMKSIADASNELQQLQSELAELTKRQ, from the coding sequence TTGAAGAAACGCAACGGAAAAGTTAATTGGATTCATCAACTAAATCTAATTATTACAATAGTATTGGCAATTCTCATTGTATCACCGCTTGTTATTGCAAATGGTTTTAGTAATTCGATCCCTTATTTGATTGCAGGAGGGGGTGTCATTTTATTATCGACAGCCAATTATTTCCTGAATATATCCAATTTCGCCAAAGGTTTAATTTTTGTACTAATACCGGCATTTGTCGTATTTTTATTGTTTTACCTGGATGGATATTCTATCAATAAACATTACATGCTGCTTGTAACATTTATTATGTGTGCAATGTATTTTAATGAACGGATGATCAAAATATTTTTACTGATCGCCAGTATTTCTTATATTTTATTATACATAACAGTGCCGGAAAATTTATTAGGGCTAAATGCAAATCTCCCGGTATTTATTACGATTTTTGTAAGTATGACAGGCTGTAACTTTTTGCTTTACCGATTGACTCAATGGGGCAACAAATTAATAAAGGATGCCCAGGAAAAAGAGCGGGAAGCGAAAGAACTGTTGGAAAATTTATCATCGATTATAAATAAAATTGAGGAAGGTTCAAACCAGCTTGCATCTAGCATTACCCATGTAAATGATAATGTCGGTACATTGAATATTGCGAGCGAAACGATATTACAGTCATCGAATCAAATGGCAGCAGCCATTCATAATGAAGCTGAGATGATTCAGCAGATTAATGAACAAATGATTTTATCACATGATAATATGGTGAAAACGAAGGAGTCCTCTGAATCGACTGTAAAGGATTCGGATGAAGTGCAAGTAGCGATTGAACGAAGCTGGAAACAGGTACATGATGTGACAGCGGATATGGCAACATTAAGTGACTCTATTGATTTAACGACAACGACAATTGACAATATGCAAGAGAGCCTTGCGAATGTCAATAACCTGTTAAATGGTATTAAAGCCATTGCCGATCAGACGAATTTGCTGTCTTTAAATGCCTCAATTGAAGCGGCAAGAGCAGGGGAGCACGGGAAAGGTTTTGCCGTTGTTGCAGAAGAAGTGAAAAAACTGGCGGAAGAGAGTGCGAATATTGCAACGAGTATTACCGTTGTTACTCAGCAGCTGCTTGAACGAGCAACAACTGCCCAGTTAAAAGCATATGAAGGAAAAGAAGCGGTCCATTCAAGTGTTGGCACATTGAACAATATTACTGGTTCATTTGATGGTATTAAGCAATCATTCAATGGTATTCAAGGAAAGCTTCACCAAAACATGTCGACCATTACGCATACGAACGAACTTGTTGAAGAAGTAATGAATCAAATTGAAAATCTGTCCGCTATTTCTGAAGAAAATGCCGCTATGACTGAAGAAATCGCGAGCTCAATACATGAAGAGCATGTCATGATGAAATCGATTGCAGATGCGAGTAATGAACTTCAGCAATTACAAAGCGAATTGGCTGAATTGACGAAACGGCAATAA
- the kynB gene encoding arylformamidase, whose protein sequence is MWIDITQTMQNGMPNWPGDTPFSFEVGISKQQTGSVNIGRITTSLHTGTHADAPFHFNSEAETIEQLDINVYIGDCVIVDCIGHEVISAQSLASIDFHSVKRVLLKTVEQLSETFPETIPVIHPDVAAFLKERGVILLGIENPSVDPLDSKEVLAHHNLYEHGIHILEGLDLRHVQQGIYELIALPLKIAGADGAPVRAVVRKKVDKAE, encoded by the coding sequence ATGTGGATTGATATTACACAAACGATGCAAAACGGAATGCCGAACTGGCCGGGCGATACACCGTTTTCTTTTGAAGTCGGGATTTCGAAACAACAGACGGGCTCGGTCAATATCGGGCGGATTACGACTTCGCTGCACACGGGTACACATGCAGATGCACCGTTTCATTTTAACAGTGAAGCTGAGACAATCGAGCAATTGGATATAAATGTGTATATCGGAGACTGTGTGATCGTGGATTGTATTGGGCATGAAGTAATTTCAGCTCAATCGCTCGCATCGATTGATTTCCATAGTGTAAAGCGAGTACTGCTTAAAACAGTTGAGCAGCTTAGTGAAACATTTCCGGAAACCATTCCAGTCATTCATCCGGATGTCGCGGCATTTTTAAAGGAGCGCGGTGTAATATTGCTTGGTATTGAAAATCCTTCCGTTGACCCGCTGGACAGCAAGGAAGTATTGGCACATCACAATTTGTACGAACATGGCATTCATATATTAGAAGGGCTCGATTTAAGACATGTTCAGCAAGGGATTTATGAACTGATCGCATTGCCGCTAAAAATTGCAGGTGCTGACGGTGCACCTGTACGCGCAGTCGTTCGTAAAAAAGTTGATAAAGCAGAATAA
- a CDS encoding sodium-dependent transporter, whose translation MEKSKGQWSSKLGFVLASAGAAIGLGAIWKMPYVAGQSGGGAFFLIFVLLTLIIGLPMLLSEYIIGRATQKEAVTAYKILAPNTKAWAWIGKLGIIGCFLLLSFYSVVGGWIFVYSGVSVVGEVIAPTVEPGAFFGQVTGTPWIALLGLGLFTLANVVIIALGVQNGIEKANKFMMPLLFIMFFILVVRAVTLDGAMEGIKFFLYPDFSNITGESILYALGQSFFALAVGFSCLVTYSSYLKKDVSLPNSAGSVVGLSIFVSFLAGLAIFPVVFAFDMEVASGPPLLFMVLPAAFSQMPFGELFLALFLILFLFATLTSAFSMYEIIVAAIIEKWKISRAKITIIIGIFVFIASIPSTLTYSTLGDVSIFGRNIFDFTDFLVSNIILPIGNLLIAIFIMHIMDKNLVKSELLQGSKMGEGFYKTYRFLMTFVVPTVIVVVLAYLVIQY comes from the coding sequence ATGGAGAAGAGTAAAGGACAGTGGTCAAGTAAGTTAGGATTTGTATTAGCGTCAGCTGGTGCAGCGATTGGGCTCGGGGCAATTTGGAAAATGCCTTATGTAGCCGGTCAAAGTGGAGGGGGCGCATTCTTCCTGATTTTTGTGCTGCTGACATTAATTATCGGGCTGCCAATGCTTTTATCGGAATATATTATTGGGCGTGCCACACAAAAAGAGGCGGTTACTGCCTATAAAATATTGGCGCCGAATACGAAGGCTTGGGCTTGGATTGGTAAGCTCGGCATTATTGGCTGTTTCTTATTATTATCGTTTTACAGTGTAGTCGGCGGCTGGATTTTTGTTTACAGCGGGGTTTCGGTTGTTGGAGAAGTTATCGCGCCGACTGTGGAACCAGGGGCATTTTTCGGACAAGTAACAGGTACACCTTGGATTGCTTTACTCGGTTTAGGATTGTTTACATTGGCGAATGTTGTGATCATTGCGCTTGGTGTTCAAAACGGGATTGAAAAGGCAAATAAATTCATGATGCCGTTACTGTTTATTATGTTCTTTATTTTAGTTGTAAGAGCCGTAACATTGGACGGAGCAATGGAAGGTATTAAGTTCTTCCTGTATCCGGACTTTTCGAACATTACCGGTGAATCAATCTTATATGCGTTAGGGCAATCATTCTTTGCACTGGCTGTTGGATTCTCATGTTTAGTTACATATAGTTCTTATTTAAAGAAAGATGTGAGCTTACCGAATTCAGCGGGTTCTGTTGTAGGATTAAGTATTTTCGTATCATTCTTGGCAGGACTGGCGATTTTCCCGGTTGTTTTTGCCTTTGATATGGAAGTGGCGAGCGGACCACCATTATTGTTCATGGTATTGCCTGCAGCGTTTTCTCAAATGCCGTTTGGTGAACTATTTTTAGCGCTGTTTTTAATTCTATTTTTATTTGCAACATTAACGTCAGCATTTAGTATGTATGAAATTATCGTTGCTGCCATCATTGAAAAATGGAAAATTAGCCGAGCTAAAATTACAATCATCATCGGGATCTTTGTATTTATCGCTTCGATTCCTTCGACATTGACGTACAGTACATTAGGTGATGTTTCGATTTTTGGACGCAATATTTTTGATTTCACCGACTTTTTAGTTTCGAATATCATTTTACCGATCGGCAACTTGCTTATCGCGATCTTCATTATGCATATTATGGATAAAAACCTTGTGAAAAGCGAACTGCTGCAAGGTAGTAAAATGGGTGAAGGCTTTTACAAAACATATCGCTTTTTAATGACCTTCGTTGTACCGACAGTCATTGTCGTAGTCTTAGCATATTTAGTCATTCAATATTAG
- the kynA gene encoding tryptophan 2,3-dioxygenase yields the protein MDKRSISDLQHKLKDEKGIHTDFREDMTYSDYLSLDPLLNSQNRLSDHHDEMLFIIIHQVSELWMKLIIHEMRGAIQAIEKGEMQPAFKMLARVSKIQMQIIQAWDVLATMTPAEYLQFRDELGKASGFQSYQYRLIEFALGYKTPYILKIYEKEPDTLAVLKEAYDAPSIYDVAIQALAKAGLPITEALLNRDFSVVYSGDDSVAAAWKTVYENIDMYWNLYQLGEKLVDIEDSLQQWRFRHMKTVERIIGFKVGTGGSSGVNYLRKVLDHRFFPELWDLRTVL from the coding sequence GTGGATAAACGATCAATTTCGGATTTGCAGCACAAGCTAAAGGATGAAAAGGGGATTCATACGGATTTTCGAGAAGATATGACGTACAGCGATTATTTGAGCCTGGACCCCCTATTAAACAGTCAAAACCGTCTATCCGACCATCATGATGAGATGTTATTTATCATTATTCACCAAGTGAGTGAACTTTGGATGAAGCTCATCATTCATGAGATGCGCGGTGCGATACAAGCGATTGAAAAAGGGGAAATGCAGCCAGCGTTTAAAATGCTCGCACGGGTATCGAAAATTCAAATGCAGATTATTCAGGCTTGGGACGTATTGGCAACGATGACACCAGCGGAATATTTGCAGTTTCGCGATGAATTGGGGAAAGCATCGGGGTTTCAAAGCTATCAGTATCGCTTGATCGAGTTTGCACTTGGCTATAAAACACCGTATATACTCAAAATCTATGAGAAAGAACCGGACACTCTGGCGGTCCTGAAAGAGGCGTATGATGCACCAAGTATTTATGATGTGGCGATTCAAGCATTGGCTAAAGCAGGATTGCCAATAACTGAAGCTTTGCTAAACCGTGATTTTTCGGTAGTATATAGTGGTGACGATTCTGTTGCCGCAGCATGGAAAACCGTCTATGAAAATATCGATATGTACTGGAATTTATACCAGCTTGGTGAAAAGCTTGTCGATATTGAAGATTCCTTGCAGCAGTGGCGTTTCCGTCATATGAAAACGGTCGAGCGCATTATTGGCTTTAAAGTGGGCACAGGTGGCTCATCAGGGGTCAATTATTTGCGAAAAGTGCTCGATCACCGCTTTTTTCCGGAACTTTGGGATTTGCGGACAGTACTATAG
- the kynU gene encoding kynureninase gives MTTIEKAKQLDELDGLQKYAHEFYKKEGQIYLDGNSLGLLSKRAEQSVYTLLNSWKDYGIDGWTNGEHPWFYFSEKLSAMCAPLIGAKSEEVMLTGSTTTNLHQLLATFFKPSAARYKILADELNFPSDLYAIASQIALHNLPESSMQLVKSEDRQTITTEAIIEAMTEDVAVAILPAVLYRSGQVLDLQAITEAAHERGILVGFDLCHSIGSVPHHLHEIGADFAFWCNYKHLNGGPGSVAGLYVHEKHFGTAPGLAGWFGSAKEKQFDLDVTITAAPHAGAYQIGTPHILSLAPVEGALSLFEEAGIEAVREKSLALTQFMMECIEQELPNTFKFGNPLDDTRGGHLFLVHDEAARICKSLKENGVVPDFRAPNGIRLAPVALYNSFEEVWISVQILKDIVTNKTYEKYENKRDIIA, from the coding sequence ATGACGACTATTGAAAAAGCAAAACAGCTCGACGAATTGGACGGACTTCAGAAATATGCACATGAATTTTATAAAAAAGAAGGACAGATTTACTTGGATGGCAATTCGCTCGGTTTGCTGTCTAAGCGCGCCGAACAGTCGGTGTATACATTGCTAAACTCGTGGAAAGATTATGGGATTGACGGTTGGACAAACGGGGAGCATCCATGGTTTTATTTCTCGGAAAAGCTTTCCGCGATGTGCGCTCCTTTAATAGGTGCCAAAAGTGAAGAAGTAATGCTGACTGGCTCGACAACAACGAACTTGCACCAGCTGTTGGCTACGTTTTTCAAACCGTCTGCGGCCCGCTATAAAATTTTGGCTGATGAACTGAACTTCCCGTCGGACTTGTATGCGATTGCCAGTCAAATTGCTTTGCATAATTTGCCGGAAAGCAGCATGCAGCTGGTGAAAAGTGAAGACAGGCAAACGATTACGACAGAAGCAATTATCGAGGCGATGACCGAGGATGTGGCGGTTGCGATTCTGCCGGCTGTCTTATACCGCAGTGGCCAAGTGTTGGATTTGCAGGCGATTACGGAAGCAGCACATGAACGCGGCATACTGGTCGGATTTGATCTATGCCATTCAATCGGTTCCGTTCCGCATCATCTTCATGAAATCGGCGCGGACTTTGCGTTTTGGTGCAATTATAAACATTTGAACGGTGGACCGGGATCAGTTGCAGGGTTGTATGTTCATGAAAAGCATTTTGGAACAGCACCGGGACTGGCTGGGTGGTTTGGTTCGGCTAAGGAAAAACAGTTTGATTTAGATGTAACAATTACCGCTGCACCGCATGCAGGGGCTTACCAAATCGGTACACCGCATATATTAAGCTTGGCACCTGTTGAAGGCGCTCTATCATTGTTTGAAGAAGCTGGAATCGAAGCGGTTCGTGAAAAATCACTTGCGTTGACACAATTTATGATGGAATGTATTGAGCAGGAGTTACCGAATACGTTTAAATTCGGCAACCCGCTTGACGACACACGTGGGGGCCATCTGTTTTTAGTGCATGACGAGGCGGCAAGAATTTGTAAATCGTTAAAAGAAAATGGTGTTGTACCTGATTTCCGTGCACCGAATGGCATCCGCCTGGCACCGGTTGCGCTTTATAATTCCTTTGAGGAAGTTTGGATTTCTGTACAGATTTTAAAGGACATTGTCACAAACAAAACTTATGAGAAGTACGAAAATAAACGAGATATCATTGCATAA
- a CDS encoding response regulator transcription factor: protein MTKKILVVEDDENLVNLLHIYLVKDSYEVHSVRTGKEALAAIQTFEPDAILLDWMLPDMEGIEICRQVRFKHDFPIIMISARTDELDIVLALEMGATEYIRKPFGFREMLTRLRIHLKRYEKELQQQERVSQMLIGPFRVDLVMFKVYKDEVEIPLTKREFKLLLHLLEQPGNIKSREEIIDILDFTKGDRRTVDVHIRRLREKIEEEPSSPKWIKTKSGLGYYFNLSSQEVTYSS from the coding sequence ATGACGAAAAAAATATTAGTCGTTGAAGATGACGAAAATTTAGTGAATTTACTGCATATTTATTTAGTAAAGGACAGCTATGAAGTCCATAGTGTACGAACTGGTAAAGAGGCATTGGCTGCAATCCAGACATTCGAACCGGATGCGATCCTGCTTGATTGGATGCTTCCGGATATGGAAGGAATCGAGATTTGCCGTCAAGTCCGCTTCAAGCATGATTTTCCGATTATTATGATCAGTGCGCGTACGGATGAATTGGATATTGTACTTGCTCTTGAAATGGGGGCGACAGAATATATCCGAAAGCCGTTTGGATTCCGAGAAATGCTGACACGCTTAAGGATACATTTAAAACGCTACGAAAAAGAATTACAGCAGCAAGAGCGTGTCTCACAAATGTTGATTGGTCCGTTTCGTGTAGATTTAGTCATGTTCAAAGTGTATAAAGATGAAGTGGAAATTCCTTTGACAAAGCGCGAGTTTAAATTGCTGCTTCATTTGCTGGAGCAGCCTGGCAATATTAAATCTCGTGAGGAAATTATTGATATACTGGACTTTACAAAAGGGGATCGCCGTACAGTCGATGTACATATACGCAGGCTTCGTGAAAAAATTGAAGAAGAGCCGAGCTCACCGAAGTGGATTAAAACAAAAAGTGGGTTAGGATATTATTTCAACCTTTCTTCACAGGAAGTGACGTACAGTTCATAA
- the phoU gene encoding phosphate signaling complex protein PhoU, translating into MIRENFEKNMLELQDKMGEMVDMTVVAMEKAFKALQEQDMVLALDVIEEDNYIDDLENEINQMAIWLMAKEQPVARDMRRIISVIKMSSDIERIADFAVNTAKATIRISKAETILDRTSLVEMKNVAMDMLKKSMKAFINADIALAKEVGELDDIVDRNNHENYALLTEYLKESPQEIEQTLQLLFINRFVERAADHITNMAESTAYFIKGQLFDLN; encoded by the coding sequence ATGATTCGCGAAAATTTCGAAAAGAATATGCTGGAACTGCAGGACAAAATGGGTGAAATGGTCGACATGACAGTTGTTGCAATGGAAAAGGCATTTAAAGCCCTTCAGGAGCAGGATATGGTGTTGGCACTGGATGTTATTGAAGAGGACAATTACATTGATGATCTGGAAAATGAAATCAATCAAATGGCAATTTGGCTGATGGCGAAAGAGCAGCCGGTAGCCCGCGACATGCGCCGAATTATCAGTGTTATCAAAATGTCGTCGGATATTGAGCGAATTGCAGACTTTGCGGTAAATACAGCAAAAGCAACGATTCGCATTAGCAAAGCCGAAACGATTTTAGATAGAACATCTTTAGTTGAAATGAAAAATGTCGCAATGGATATGCTGAAAAAATCAATGAAGGCATTTATCAATGCGGATATCGCATTGGCGAAAGAAGTTGGCGAGCTTGATGATATCGTAGATCGCAATAATCATGAAAATTATGCACTTTTAACAGAGTATTTAAAAGAAAGCCCTCAAGAAATCGAGCAAACATTGCAATTGTTATTCATTAACCGCTTTGTTGAACGAGCAGCGGACCATATTACAAATATGGCGGAATCAACAGCCTACTTTATTAAAGGGCAGCTATTTGATTTAAATTAA
- the pstB gene encoding phosphate ABC transporter ATP-binding protein PstB, producing the protein MTMTISEASIFKSTTTSTGALPTKIKVNDLNLYYGEKQALFNVNLDIKEKEVTALIGPSGCGKSTFLRTLNRMNDLIDGVRVIGNIHIDGENVYESSDVIKLRTRVGMVFQKSNLFPMSIYDNVAYGPRMQGIKNKKILNEIVEESLRGAAIWDEVKDRLKSSALGLSGGQQQRICIARAIAMKPDVILMDEPTSALDPISTLKVEELITQMKKDYTIVIVTHNMQQAARISDKTAFFLNGEVIEYDDTNVIFSTPKDERTEDYVTGRFG; encoded by the coding sequence ATGACTATGACTATTTCTGAAGCATCAATTTTTAAATCAACGACGACTTCTACTGGCGCTTTACCAACAAAAATTAAAGTAAATGATCTAAACCTGTATTATGGTGAAAAACAAGCGTTGTTCAATGTTAATCTGGACATTAAAGAAAAAGAAGTAACGGCATTAATCGGTCCTTCAGGGTGCGGTAAATCAACATTTTTACGTACATTAAACCGTATGAACGATCTGATCGATGGTGTACGTGTGATCGGGAACATTCATATCGACGGTGAAAATGTATATGAATCAAGTGATGTTATTAAGCTTCGTACAAGAGTCGGGATGGTATTCCAAAAGTCGAATCTGTTCCCGATGAGCATCTATGACAATGTTGCCTATGGTCCACGTATGCAAGGAATTAAAAATAAAAAAATCTTGAATGAAATTGTAGAAGAGTCTTTACGCGGTGCAGCGATCTGGGATGAAGTAAAAGACCGTCTAAAGTCATCAGCATTAGGCCTTTCTGGTGGTCAGCAGCAACGTATTTGTATCGCACGTGCAATCGCTATGAAACCGGATGTTATTTTAATGGATGAGCCGACTTCGGCACTTGACCCGATTTCTACATTGAAAGTAGAAGAACTGATTACACAAATGAAAAAAGACTATACAATTGTTATTGTAACGCACAACATGCAACAAGCAGCGCGTATTAGCGATAAGACGGCATTCTTCTTAAATGGGGAAGTCATCGAATATGATGATACAAATGTTATTTTTTCAACGCCAAAAGATGAGCGTACAGAAGATTACGTAACAGGACGATTCGGATAA
- the pstA gene encoding phosphate ABC transporter permease PstA: protein MRQFKDNMFRGLLWGSAFVSVAVLVVIVGYIFYKGFSYISFDFIFGDYSPTGGGGIFPMIVTTILTIVISLLIATPIGILAAVYLREYAKQGRLVRIIRYATESLTGIPSIIYGLFGAVFFVVILKLGMSIISASLTLTIIVLPVIIRTTEEALKTVPATYREGSLALGTTKLQTLIKVILPSAMPGILSGIILSIGRIVGESAAIFLTAGTVAAMPSSIFSSARTLTVHSYLVTQEAGDIGLAAAIGIVLIVIILVLNLTATYISKKLNKADY from the coding sequence ATGCGACAATTTAAAGATAATATGTTTCGCGGCTTACTTTGGGGTTCCGCATTCGTATCAGTAGCCGTATTAGTAGTAATCGTTGGCTATATTTTCTATAAAGGTTTTTCATATATCAGTTTTGATTTCATATTCGGTGATTATTCGCCAACAGGTGGCGGTGGAATATTCCCGATGATCGTTACAACGATTTTAACGATTGTTATTTCACTATTAATCGCAACACCAATCGGAATTTTAGCCGCTGTTTATTTACGCGAGTATGCAAAACAAGGACGTCTTGTACGCATCATTCGTTATGCGACAGAAAGTTTAACAGGGATTCCATCGATTATTTATGGTCTATTCGGTGCCGTGTTCTTCGTTGTGATTTTAAAACTGGGAATGTCGATTATTTCAGCATCCTTAACCTTAACGATTATCGTATTACCGGTCATTATTCGTACGACAGAAGAAGCATTAAAAACAGTGCCGGCAACATATCGTGAAGGTTCACTGGCATTAGGAACAACAAAACTGCAAACATTAATTAAAGTTATTTTGCCAAGTGCAATGCCGGGGATTTTATCAGGGATCATCCTATCGATCGGCCGAATTGTCGGTGAATCGGCAGCGATTTTCCTGACTGCAGGGACAGTAGCTGCAATGCCATCCAGTATTTTCTCTTCTGCCCGCACACTGACGGTTCACTCGTATTTAGTAACACAAGAAGCCGGCGATATCGGACTTGCAGCGGCAATCGGAATTGTTTTAATCGTAATTATTTTAGTATTGAATTTAACGGCAACATATATCTCGAAAAAATTAAACAAAGCGGACTATTAA
- the pstC gene encoding phosphate ABC transporter permease subunit PstC — MNTQNRNEVEQQISKGNKRKYFLESLSSKLFLACALLSVVSLLLIVGFVFYKGANPFVTGGYSFFDFLFGSDWVPSEDKFGIFPMIVASIYATIGALVIGVPIGLLTAIFLAEIAPKSVAKIVSPAIQLLAGIPSVLYGVFGLAIIVPFLQDNLGLARGQSLIAVILVLAIMMLPTIVTVAETAIRAVPKTYREGSLALGVSQIGTIFKVVVPAAKSGIMAAIVLGLGRALGETMAVILVAGNSLIVPTSLTDSVRPLTTNIALEMGYAAGTHQEMLFATGIVLFSFILILNFVLARITAKGAQ; from the coding sequence GTGAACACACAAAACAGAAACGAAGTAGAACAGCAAATAAGCAAAGGCAATAAGCGAAAATACTTTTTAGAAAGCTTATCATCAAAACTATTTTTAGCATGTGCGCTTCTATCAGTAGTGAGCTTACTACTAATCGTAGGATTCGTATTTTATAAAGGTGCAAACCCATTCGTAACGGGCGGCTATAGCTTCTTCGACTTCCTTTTTGGCAGTGATTGGGTACCATCGGAAGATAAATTCGGTATTTTCCCGATGATTGTTGCATCGATTTACGCAACGATCGGAGCACTTGTAATCGGGGTACCAATCGGGTTATTAACAGCGATTTTCTTAGCGGAGATTGCACCGAAATCAGTAGCTAAAATCGTATCACCGGCAATTCAGCTATTGGCTGGTATTCCTTCAGTATTATACGGGGTATTCGGTTTAGCGATTATTGTCCCGTTTTTACAGGACAATTTAGGATTAGCACGTGGACAAAGTTTAATCGCCGTCATTTTAGTACTGGCGATCATGATGTTACCGACAATTGTAACAGTCGCTGAAACAGCGATTCGTGCAGTGCCGAAAACATATCGTGAAGGTTCACTTGCTTTAGGTGTTTCACAAATCGGGACAATCTTTAAAGTTGTTGTACCGGCTGCGAAGTCAGGGATTATGGCAGCAATCGTACTTGGATTAGGCCGTGCATTAGGTGAAACGATGGCCGTCATTTTAGTCGCAGGGAACTCGTTAATCGTCCCAACAAGCCTGACAGACAGTGTACGTCCATTGACGACAAACATTGCACTTGAAATGGGCTATGCAGCAGGAACACATCAGGAAATGCTGTTTGCAACAGGGATTGTGTTATTCTCATTCATCTTAATTTTAAACTTTGTATTAGCACGTATTACAGCGAAGGGAGCTCAGTAA